The following are encoded together in the Parafrankia discariae genome:
- a CDS encoding FecCD family ABC transporter permease gives MTTTTDSAGSTGNTDVAGGGAARGAAGVLPAGAGRVVVRLERPPVSGVLRPRVLVVGLLLALATFAAFCFGMTLGDYPVSLTHVVPAMFGSGDAGSVFIVQELRLPRALVALLAGLALGMSGAVFQTMTRNPLASPDMIGINSGASTAVVAGLALGFGSGLGTDLLGLLGALATAVLVYLLAWRRGATGYRIILVGIGVSWMCMSLTDYLMTRAEIVEAHRALGWMVGNLNAKSWSDVGPLAVAVLVLAPTALMLGRWMNALALGDDVASGLGIPIQRARLTMLLAGVGLVAFATAAAGPVAFVSLAAPQIAQRLAGLAWPPLVGSALTGSLIILVSDIIARQLLTDTQLPVGIVTGVLGAPFLLWLLARANSTGSGG, from the coding sequence GTGACCACCACCACTGACAGCGCTGGCAGCACCGGCAACACCGACGTCGCCGGCGGCGGCGCTGCCCGCGGCGCCGCCGGGGTCCTGCCGGCGGGTGCCGGGCGAGTCGTCGTGCGCCTGGAACGGCCGCCGGTCTCCGGCGTGCTGCGTCCGCGGGTGCTGGTCGTCGGCCTGCTGCTGGCGCTCGCCACGTTCGCGGCGTTCTGCTTCGGCATGACCCTCGGGGACTATCCCGTGTCCCTCACCCACGTCGTGCCCGCCATGTTCGGCTCGGGCGACGCGGGCTCGGTGTTCATCGTCCAGGAGCTGCGCCTGCCGCGGGCGCTGGTCGCCCTGCTCGCCGGCCTCGCACTGGGCATGTCCGGGGCGGTGTTCCAGACGATGACCCGCAACCCGCTCGCCAGCCCGGACATGATCGGGATCAACTCGGGTGCCAGCACCGCGGTCGTCGCCGGCCTGGCGCTCGGCTTCGGCTCGGGGTTGGGTACCGACCTGCTCGGCCTGCTCGGCGCGCTCGCCACCGCCGTACTGGTCTACCTGCTGGCCTGGCGGCGGGGCGCCACCGGCTACCGGATCATCCTGGTCGGCATCGGCGTCTCCTGGATGTGCATGAGCCTGACCGACTACCTGATGACCAGGGCGGAGATCGTCGAGGCGCACCGGGCCCTGGGCTGGATGGTCGGCAACCTCAACGCCAAGAGCTGGAGCGACGTCGGCCCGTTGGCGGTCGCGGTGCTCGTGCTCGCGCCGACCGCGCTGATGCTGGGCCGGTGGATGAACGCGCTGGCCCTGGGCGACGACGTGGCCAGCGGCCTGGGCATCCCGATCCAGCGGGCCCGGCTGACGATGCTGCTGGCCGGGGTGGGCCTGGTCGCCTTCGCGACGGCCGCCGCCGGACCGGTCGCCTTCGTCTCGCTGGCCGCGCCGCAGATCGCCCAGCGCCTCGCCGGCCTCGCCTGGCCGCCGCTGGTCGGCTCCGCGCTGACCGGATCACTGATCATCCTGGTCAGCGACATCATCGCCCGCCAGCTGCTGACCGACACCCAGCTGCCGGTCGGGATCGTCACCGGCGTCCTGGGCGCCCCGTTCCTTCTCTGGCTGCTCGCCCGGGCCAACAGCACCGGCTCTGGAGGTTGA
- a CDS encoding ABC transporter ATP-binding protein translates to MTTAPDSDDVARVLDDVARTPDRAVDGPAGDAPTLSATGLRLSYDDRVVVDDLDVVVPPGKITVIVGANACGKSTLLRALARLLSPKAGTVHLDGRSIQATPTRQVARRLGILPQAPVAPEGLSVLELVSRGRSPHQNWWRQWSKGDEEAVTAALIATSMLEHAERSVDELSGGQRQRAWIAMAVAQRTPILLLDEPTTFLDVAHQIDVLDLVVDLNRHEGRTVVMVLHDLNQACRYADHVIAMKAGRIVAHGTPGALITEALVKEVFEIDALVTPDPVSGTPLVIPMGRHHAARDTDPAG, encoded by the coding sequence GTGACGACGGCGCCGGACTCCGACGACGTCGCGCGCGTCCTTGACGACGTCGCGCGCACTCCGGACAGGGCTGTCGACGGCCCGGCCGGCGACGCCCCCACATTGAGCGCGACGGGGCTGCGGCTGTCCTACGACGACCGGGTGGTGGTCGACGACCTCGACGTCGTCGTCCCGCCCGGAAAGATCACCGTCATCGTCGGGGCGAACGCGTGCGGCAAGTCGACGCTGCTGCGCGCGCTGGCCCGGCTGCTGAGCCCGAAGGCCGGCACGGTCCACCTGGACGGGCGCTCCATCCAGGCGACCCCGACCCGGCAGGTCGCCCGCCGGCTGGGCATCCTGCCTCAGGCGCCGGTCGCGCCCGAGGGCCTGTCCGTACTCGAGCTGGTCAGCCGCGGCCGCTCGCCGCACCAGAACTGGTGGCGGCAGTGGTCGAAAGGCGACGAGGAGGCCGTCACCGCCGCGCTGATCGCCACGTCCATGCTCGAGCACGCCGAACGCTCCGTCGACGAGCTCTCCGGCGGCCAGCGCCAGCGGGCCTGGATCGCGATGGCCGTCGCCCAGCGCACCCCGATCCTGCTCCTCGACGAGCCGACCACCTTCCTCGACGTCGCCCACCAGATCGACGTGCTCGACCTGGTCGTGGACCTCAACCGGCACGAGGGACGCACCGTGGTGATGGTGCTGCACGACCTGAACCAGGCGTGCCGTTACGCCGACCACGTCATCGCCATGAAGGCGGGCCGGATCGTCGCCCACGGCACCCCCGGCGCGCTGATCACCGAGGCCCTCGTGAAGGAGGTCTTCGAGATCGACGCGCTCGTCACCCCGGACCCGGTCAGCGGCACGCCGCTGGTCATCCCGATGGGGCGGCACCACGCGGCGCGGGACACCGACCCGGCCGGCTGA
- a CDS encoding TIGR03621 family F420-dependent LLM class oxidoreductase, protein MTCNAEELDRIGRAAGLEVTSTRAGGIEKAVTFEQAGPELGSVRPIRFNTGPGRTSDLAALREAGQAIERLGYSTFALADHFMIRFAPLIALQAVADATDTLRLTQTVLNQDLRHPAVLAKELATLDVLSRGRLQVGLGAGWMRAEYEQAGIRYDRASTRIARLEEVVVILKGLFGDGPFSHTGEHFTIDALRGTPRPSQRPHPPIMIGGGGRQLLSVAGRHADIVQIMPRLPREPRPAEPHPFSAEAYEQRIDWVRAAAGDRFGAVELGAQLLDATITDDPEAAFERLVQSFAARGSTGGAVPSRADLAASPMVAIGSLDDVCRKIVDVRARFGISYFTTPLGTSPEAFAPVVKRLAGRTAEPDPA, encoded by the coding sequence TTGACCTGCAACGCGGAGGAGCTCGACCGGATCGGCCGGGCCGCCGGGCTCGAGGTGACCTCGACCCGCGCGGGCGGGATCGAGAAGGCCGTGACCTTCGAACAGGCGGGTCCTGAGCTGGGGTCGGTGCGGCCGATCCGGTTCAACACCGGCCCGGGCCGGACCTCCGACCTCGCGGCGTTGCGGGAGGCCGGCCAGGCCATCGAGCGGCTCGGCTACTCGACCTTCGCCCTCGCCGACCATTTCATGATCCGGTTCGCTCCGCTGATCGCGCTCCAGGCGGTCGCCGACGCGACCGACACCCTGCGGCTGACCCAGACGGTGCTCAACCAGGATCTACGGCATCCAGCGGTACTCGCCAAGGAGCTCGCCACCCTGGACGTGCTGTCCCGGGGCCGGCTGCAGGTGGGGCTCGGCGCCGGCTGGATGCGGGCCGAGTACGAGCAGGCCGGCATCCGGTACGACCGGGCCTCCACCCGGATCGCGCGGCTCGAGGAGGTGGTCGTCATCCTCAAGGGCCTGTTCGGGGACGGCCCGTTCAGCCACACGGGCGAGCACTTCACGATCGACGCGCTGCGCGGCACCCCGCGGCCGTCGCAACGGCCGCATCCGCCGATCATGATCGGCGGCGGTGGTCGGCAGCTGCTGTCGGTGGCCGGGCGGCACGCCGACATCGTGCAGATCATGCCCCGGCTTCCGCGGGAACCTCGGCCGGCCGAACCGCATCCGTTCAGCGCCGAGGCCTACGAGCAGCGGATCGACTGGGTCCGCGCCGCCGCCGGGGACCGGTTCGGGGCCGTCGAACTCGGAGCCCAACTGCTCGACGCGACGATCACCGACGATCCGGAGGCGGCTTTCGAGCGCCTCGTCCAGAGTTTCGCGGCCCGGGGATCCACCGGGGGCGCTGTTCCGTCCCGGGCCGACCTCGCCGCGTCGCCGATGGTCGCCATCGGCTCGCTGGACGACGTCTGCCGGAAGATCGTGGACGTCCGCGCGCGGTTCGGGATCAGCTACTTCACGACGCCGCTCGGGACCAGCCCCGAGGCCTTCGCGCCGGTGGTGAAACGGCTGGCGGGCCGGACCGCCGAACCGGACCCGGCATAG
- a CDS encoding aldo/keto reductase, producing MEYTRLGSSGLKVSRIALGCMSFGKANTGRKWALDADAAEALFRQAVELGITLWDTANVYSAGTSEEITGAAVGRYTSRDQVVIATKLFGSMGPGPGGGGLSRRAVFEQIGASLRRLGTDYVDLYQIHRFDPETPVEETMEALHDIVKAGKVRYLGASSMWAWQFSKMQYTAELRGWTKFVSMQDQYSLVAREEEREMFGLLADQGVGSLPWSPLAAGLLARPWGDVSTTRGGLNPTTDSSGTPLFLDSDRGTVEAVEQIAQARGVSMAQVAMAWVLKNPVVAAPIVGATKPHHLADAVAALDLELGDKEVTALEEHYSPRRPTYYGSKSGY from the coding sequence GTGGAGTACACCCGCCTGGGATCATCAGGATTGAAGGTCAGCCGCATCGCGCTCGGCTGCATGAGCTTTGGCAAGGCGAACACCGGGCGCAAGTGGGCGCTTGACGCGGACGCGGCGGAGGCGCTCTTCCGGCAGGCCGTCGAGCTCGGCATCACGTTGTGGGACACGGCGAACGTCTATAGTGCGGGCACCTCGGAGGAGATCACCGGAGCGGCGGTCGGGCGGTACACGAGCCGTGACCAGGTCGTCATCGCGACGAAGCTGTTCGGCTCGATGGGCCCGGGGCCCGGCGGTGGCGGTCTTTCCCGCCGCGCGGTGTTCGAGCAGATCGGCGCCTCCCTGCGGCGCCTCGGCACCGACTACGTCGACCTGTACCAGATCCACCGGTTCGACCCGGAGACGCCGGTCGAGGAGACGATGGAAGCGCTCCACGACATCGTGAAGGCGGGGAAGGTCCGCTATCTCGGCGCCTCGTCGATGTGGGCCTGGCAGTTCTCCAAGATGCAGTACACCGCCGAGCTGCGCGGCTGGACGAAGTTCGTCTCGATGCAGGACCAGTACAGCCTCGTCGCCCGCGAGGAGGAGCGCGAGATGTTCGGGCTGCTCGCGGACCAGGGCGTGGGCAGCCTGCCCTGGAGCCCGCTCGCCGCGGGGCTCCTCGCCCGGCCGTGGGGTGACGTGAGCACGACCCGCGGGGGGCTCAACCCGACGACCGACAGCTCGGGCACGCCCCTCTTCCTCGACAGCGACCGCGGGACGGTGGAGGCGGTGGAGCAGATCGCGCAGGCGCGGGGTGTCTCCATGGCGCAGGTCGCGATGGCCTGGGTACTGAAGAACCCCGTGGTGGCCGCGCCGATCGTCGGCGCGACGAAACCGCACCACCTGGCGGACGCCGTCGCGGCCCTGGACCTCGAGCTCGGCGACAAGGAAGTGACCGCGCTCGAGGAGCACTACTCACCGCGTCGGCCCACCTATTACGGGTCGAAGTCCGGATACTGA
- a CDS encoding ABC transporter substrate-binding protein, whose product MLCSVLAALSVGAAGLLAGCSAPQADATTDCRAPGVSAQRIDLGVLYPDTGPAAEQSDAVRGGIDARLGEVNAAGGVNGRQVGYQWRDDKGSATGNAMSARDLVERQNVFGLIELSVAASGGAGYLAERGVPVTGLAHEQVWSTMPNMFAFTYVTGVAVDTQGQFVRSRGGRRAVILQPGLSAGISDTADRYARSLAASGIPVVDTVSFTPNVDNPAAAAARVVAAKADVVIGLILPDSLVGILNVLRQAGHAPKVVLSGNGYDKRLLAAFGAQAAGITVPLVYRPLELGGPATRTYLDAMNRYAPQVAQPENDTSVLAYISTDMFLEGLRLAGACPTRAAFIDRLRARNSYDAGGLISPISFRAGAGRPTTCYSFVQVNDSGNAFLVVEPGLCGNTI is encoded by the coding sequence ATGTTGTGCTCGGTACTGGCCGCCCTTTCCGTCGGCGCGGCGGGCCTCCTCGCGGGGTGTTCCGCACCCCAGGCCGATGCGACCACCGACTGCCGCGCGCCGGGGGTGAGCGCCCAGCGGATCGACCTCGGTGTGCTGTATCCGGACACCGGGCCGGCCGCCGAGCAGTCCGACGCCGTTCGGGGCGGGATCGACGCCCGCCTCGGCGAGGTGAACGCCGCCGGGGGCGTGAACGGCCGCCAGGTCGGCTACCAGTGGCGCGACGACAAGGGGTCCGCGACCGGGAACGCGATGAGCGCCCGCGACCTCGTCGAGCGGCAGAACGTCTTCGGCCTCATCGAGTTGTCGGTCGCGGCGTCGGGAGGCGCGGGCTACCTCGCCGAGCGCGGCGTTCCGGTGACCGGCCTGGCCCACGAGCAGGTCTGGTCGACGATGCCGAACATGTTCGCCTTCACCTACGTGACCGGCGTCGCCGTCGACACGCAGGGCCAGTTCGTGCGTTCCCGGGGCGGCCGGCGCGCGGTGATCCTGCAGCCCGGGCTGTCCGCGGGCATCTCGGACACCGCCGACCGGTACGCGCGCAGCCTCGCCGCCAGCGGAATTCCCGTGGTGGACACGGTGAGCTTCACCCCGAACGTCGACAACCCGGCAGCGGCCGCCGCCCGGGTCGTCGCGGCGAAGGCGGACGTGGTCATCGGCCTCATCCTGCCGGACAGCCTGGTCGGCATCCTGAACGTGCTGCGGCAGGCCGGCCACGCGCCGAAGGTGGTGCTTTCCGGCAACGGCTACGACAAGCGGCTCCTGGCAGCCTTCGGCGCCCAGGCCGCGGGAATCACCGTGCCGCTCGTCTACCGGCCGCTCGAGCTCGGCGGTCCGGCGACCAGGACCTACCTGGACGCGATGAACCGGTACGCGCCGCAGGTCGCCCAGCCCGAGAACGACACCTCGGTGCTCGCCTACATCAGCACCGACATGTTCCTGGAGGGTCTGCGCCTCGCCGGTGCCTGCCCGACGCGGGCGGCTTTCATCGACCGGCTGCGCGCCCGGAACAGCTACGACGCCGGCGGCCTGATCAGCCCGATCAGTTTCCGCGCGGGGGCGGGCCGGCCGACCACCTGCTACTCGTTCGTCCAGGTCAACGACTCGGGCAACGCGTTCCTCGTCGTCGAGCCGGGGCTGTGCGGCAACACGATCTGA
- a CDS encoding SDR family NAD(P)-dependent oxidoreductase — MSLPPNPESPSAERPVAVVTGASSGIGRATARALAEQGWQVIGVGRDPERSAAAAAEIAAAAGGPGGFTMLRGDFTLMADVRRVAGEIRDLTPRLDVLINNAGGVRDRRIISAEGTEATFAVNHLAPFLLTRELLPLLRANAAARPAGSTRVIAVSSSGHRAVDGLDWDDLQSLGEFRAAVAYCRAKLANILFTRELARRAGPAGIVAQAMHPGVVASNFSAHGDAAMRAHMAAADTVSPDEPAETLTWLATGPEGGRTGGRYFHRRAEELPAEAARDDAAAARLWTESERLLAELGFH; from the coding sequence ATGTCCTTGCCGCCGAACCCAGAGTCCCCGTCCGCGGAGCGGCCCGTCGCCGTCGTCACGGGCGCCAGCTCGGGGATAGGCCGGGCGACCGCCCGCGCCCTCGCCGAGCAGGGCTGGCAGGTGATCGGCGTCGGCCGTGATCCGGAGCGCAGCGCCGCCGCCGCGGCGGAGATCGCCGCGGCGGCGGGCGGGCCCGGCGGGTTCACGATGCTGCGCGGCGACTTCACCCTCATGGCGGACGTCCGACGGGTCGCCGGCGAGATCCGGGACCTGACCCCGCGCCTCGACGTCCTCATCAACAACGCGGGCGGGGTCCGGGACCGGCGGATCATCAGCGCGGAGGGCACCGAGGCCACCTTCGCCGTCAACCACCTCGCCCCGTTCCTGCTGACGCGGGAGCTCCTGCCCCTGCTCAGGGCGAACGCGGCGGCCCGGCCCGCCGGGTCGACGCGGGTGATCGCCGTGTCGTCGAGCGGCCACCGCGCGGTCGACGGTCTCGACTGGGACGATCTGCAGAGCCTCGGCGAGTTCCGCGCCGCCGTCGCCTACTGTCGGGCCAAGCTCGCCAACATCCTGTTCACCCGCGAACTGGCGCGGCGGGCCGGGCCGGCCGGGATCGTCGCCCAGGCCATGCATCCCGGCGTCGTGGCCAGCAACTTCAGCGCGCACGGCGACGCGGCGATGCGGGCGCACATGGCCGCGGCCGACACGGTGTCACCCGACGAACCGGCCGAGACCCTGACCTGGCTGGCCACCGGGCCCGAAGGCGGCCGCACCGGCGGGCGTTACTTCCACCGCCGGGCGGAGGAGCTACCCGCCGAAGCCGCCCGGGACGACGCCGCCGCCGCCCGGCTCTGGACCGAGAGCGAGCGGCTGCTGGCCGAGCTCGGTTTCCACTGA
- a CDS encoding M13 family metallopeptidase, with amino-acid sequence MSILDDAREGMDLDVRPQDDLFGHVNGRWLAETEIPSDRSSWGPFVQLADDAERQVRDIITDLAARDPATQDEDARKIGDLYNSFVDTEAIQELGLAPVQPLLDGARGLSDVRGLAVFLGELERIGGSGLFGSYVDTDDRNSDRYLFHLRQGGLGLPDESYYRDDKFAETRQKYVDYLTRMLELAGHADSTDAAERILALETLLAKGHWERAETRDVQKTYNLMTAGQLSELCPAFDWDAYVTGLGGSLTGPHATLAEACVRQPSFFAHLSTVLTGTSIEVWRDWLTSRVLRSAAPYLPDAFVETNFDFYGRTLSGTPELRARWKRAVAFVEGAIGEAVGREYVARHFPPHAKAQMDDLVANLLAAYRSSISQLDWMTEETKRRAYEKLETFRPKIGYPDRFRDYSALPVRRDDLMGNARAAAAFDTDRELAKIGSPVDRDEWFMLPQTVNAYYNPGTNEICFPAGILQKPFFSPDAHPAENYGGIGAVIGHEVGHGFDDQGAQYDGAGNLNDWWTPADKAAFEVKSKTLVEQYNGFESRNLPGEKVNGALTVGENIGDLGGLTIAHQAYVISQGGEASREDRRRLFMNWAYVWRSKRRLELERQYLTTDPHSPPDLRANIVRNLDEFHDVFGTEPGDGLWLDPADRVRIW; translated from the coding sequence GTGAGCATCCTCGACGACGCCCGCGAGGGCATGGACCTCGACGTCCGACCGCAGGACGACCTCTTCGGCCACGTGAACGGCCGGTGGCTCGCCGAGACGGAGATCCCCTCCGACCGGTCGAGCTGGGGCCCCTTCGTACAGCTGGCCGACGACGCCGAGCGGCAGGTCCGCGACATCATCACCGACCTCGCCGCGCGTGACCCGGCCACCCAGGACGAGGACGCGCGGAAGATCGGCGACCTCTACAACTCCTTCGTGGACACCGAGGCGATCCAGGAGCTCGGCCTGGCCCCGGTACAGCCGCTGCTGGACGGCGCGCGCGGGCTCAGTGACGTCCGCGGCCTCGCCGTGTTCCTCGGCGAGCTCGAGCGGATCGGCGGCTCCGGGCTGTTCGGCTCCTACGTCGACACCGACGACCGCAACTCCGACCGCTACCTGTTCCACCTGCGGCAGGGTGGCCTGGGCCTGCCGGACGAGTCGTACTACCGCGACGACAAGTTCGCCGAGACCCGCCAGAAGTACGTCGACTACCTGACCCGGATGCTCGAGCTGGCCGGGCACGCCGACTCCACCGACGCCGCGGAGCGGATCCTCGCCCTGGAGACCCTGCTCGCGAAGGGCCACTGGGAGCGGGCCGAGACCCGCGACGTCCAGAAGACCTACAACCTGATGACGGCCGGGCAGCTGTCGGAGCTCTGCCCGGCGTTCGACTGGGACGCCTACGTCACCGGTCTCGGTGGGTCGCTGACCGGTCCGCACGCGACGCTGGCGGAGGCGTGTGTGCGCCAGCCGTCGTTCTTCGCGCACCTGTCGACCGTACTGACCGGCACGTCGATCGAGGTGTGGCGCGACTGGCTGACCAGCCGCGTGCTGCGCTCGGCCGCGCCCTACCTGCCCGACGCGTTCGTCGAGACCAACTTCGACTTCTACGGCCGCACGCTCAGCGGCACCCCCGAGCTGCGGGCCCGCTGGAAGCGCGCGGTGGCGTTCGTCGAGGGCGCGATCGGTGAGGCCGTCGGCCGGGAGTACGTCGCCCGGCACTTCCCGCCGCACGCCAAGGCGCAGATGGACGACCTCGTCGCCAACCTGCTCGCCGCCTACCGCTCGTCGATCTCCCAGCTGGACTGGATGACCGAGGAGACCAAGCGGCGGGCGTACGAGAAGCTGGAGACGTTCCGCCCGAAGATCGGCTACCCCGACCGGTTCCGGGACTACTCGGCGCTGCCGGTCCGCCGCGACGACCTGATGGGCAACGCCCGCGCCGCCGCCGCGTTCGACACCGACCGCGAACTGGCCAAGATCGGCTCGCCGGTCGACCGCGACGAGTGGTTCATGCTGCCGCAGACCGTCAACGCGTACTACAACCCGGGCACCAACGAGATCTGCTTCCCGGCCGGCATTCTGCAGAAGCCGTTCTTCAGCCCGGACGCCCACCCGGCCGAGAACTACGGCGGCATCGGCGCGGTGATCGGCCACGAGGTCGGCCACGGTTTCGACGACCAGGGCGCGCAGTACGACGGCGCCGGCAACCTCAACGACTGGTGGACGCCCGCTGACAAGGCGGCCTTCGAGGTGAAGTCGAAGACGCTGGTCGAGCAGTACAACGGGTTCGAGTCGCGCAACCTGCCGGGCGAGAAGGTGAACGGCGCGCTCACCGTCGGGGAGAACATCGGCGACCTCGGCGGCCTGACCATCGCCCACCAGGCCTACGTCATCTCCCAGGGCGGCGAGGCGTCGCGTGAGGACCGACGTCGGCTGTTCATGAACTGGGCCTATGTGTGGCGCAGCAAGCGCCGGCTCGAGCTCGAGCGGCAGTACCTCACCACCGACCCGCACAGCCCACCGGACCTGCGCGCCAACATCGTGCGCAACCTCGACGAGTTCCACGACGTCTTCGGCACCGAGCCCGGCGACGGGCTGTGGCTGGACCCGGCCGACCGGGTCCGCATCTGGTAG
- a CDS encoding MBL fold metallo-hydrolase, which produces MTIAVEVVETSTLGDRSYLAHDGRLAVVIDPQRDIDRILALAGGLGVRISHVVETHLHNDYVSGGLALARVTGARYGVAAADDVGFDRLPLSDGDEITISGEAALTVLATPGHTFHHLSFLLHGPKGPVGVFTGGSLLFGTTGRTDLLGAQHARTLARHQHASARRLADLLPQGAQVWPTHGFGSFCSAGQSDAPASTIGRERTVNPVLRLAADEFVTEVLAGLDAFPAYYAHMGARNAAGADLLDLTPVRAADADALRSRIAAGEWVVDLRSRKAFAHRHLTGTLSLGLDGPMSTWLGWLMRWGAPVTLLGESDAQISQAQRELARIGIDRPAAAATGTPEQWAAGDRSHLGSLPSVTYPELAAALAGRPPRGLPAPDVVLDVRLGDEWRNGHLAGAVPIPLPELPDRVAQVPVGVVWVYCGSGYRAAAAASLLARAGRTAAFVDDSYGAAADAGLSVVTVDG; this is translated from the coding sequence ATGACGATTGCCGTCGAGGTCGTGGAGACCTCCACGCTCGGCGACCGCAGCTACCTGGCGCACGACGGCCGGCTGGCGGTGGTGATCGATCCGCAGCGCGACATCGACCGGATCCTGGCCCTGGCCGGCGGGCTCGGGGTGCGGATCAGCCACGTGGTGGAGACCCATCTGCACAACGACTACGTCTCGGGCGGGCTCGCGTTGGCCCGGGTGACCGGCGCCCGCTACGGGGTGGCCGCGGCCGACGACGTCGGCTTCGACCGGCTGCCGCTGTCCGACGGCGACGAGATCACGATCTCCGGCGAGGCCGCGCTGACCGTGCTGGCCACCCCGGGCCACACCTTTCATCACCTGTCGTTCCTGCTTCACGGCCCGAAAGGCCCGGTCGGGGTGTTCACCGGCGGGTCGCTGCTGTTCGGCACCACCGGTCGCACCGACCTGCTGGGTGCCCAGCACGCGCGCACCCTCGCCCGCCACCAGCACGCGTCGGCGCGGCGGCTGGCCGACCTGCTGCCGCAGGGCGCGCAGGTCTGGCCGACACACGGCTTCGGCAGTTTCTGCTCGGCCGGCCAGTCCGACGCGCCCGCGTCGACCATCGGGCGGGAACGGACGGTCAACCCGGTGCTGCGGCTGGCCGCGGACGAGTTCGTCACCGAGGTCCTGGCCGGCCTGGACGCGTTCCCGGCCTACTACGCCCACATGGGCGCGAGGAACGCCGCCGGGGCCGACCTGCTGGACCTGACCCCGGTCAGGGCCGCGGACGCGGACGCGCTGCGCTCCCGGATCGCCGCCGGCGAGTGGGTGGTCGACCTGCGCTCCCGGAAGGCGTTCGCGCACCGGCACCTGACCGGAACGCTGAGCCTGGGCCTGGACGGGCCGATGTCGACCTGGCTCGGCTGGCTGATGCGCTGGGGGGCGCCGGTGACCCTGCTCGGCGAGTCCGACGCCCAGATCAGCCAGGCCCAGCGGGAGCTCGCCCGCATCGGCATCGACCGCCCGGCCGCCGCCGCGACCGGAACTCCCGAACAGTGGGCCGCCGGCGACCGGTCGCACCTGGGCTCGCTGCCGTCGGTGACCTACCCGGAGCTGGCGGCGGCGCTGGCCGGACGTCCGCCGCGTGGCCTGCCCGCTCCCGACGTCGTGCTGGACGTCCGGCTGGGCGACGAGTGGCGGAACGGGCACCTCGCCGGGGCCGTGCCCATCCCGCTGCCCGAGCTGCCGGACCGGGTCGCGCAGGTACCGGTCGGAGTGGTGTGGGTGTACTGCGGGTCCGGGTACCGGGCCGCCGCCGCGGCCAGTCTGCTCGCCCGCGCCGGCCGCACCGCGGCGTTCGTCGACGACTCCTACGGCGCCGCCGCCGACGCCGGTCTGTCGGTCGTCACCGTGGACGGCTGA